GTCCGCGGATGCTGCGGCTGGTCGGCCGCCGCGCCGACGGCTGGACCGCATCATTATCCTTCGCCCCGCCCGAGCGCATCCCCGACATGCAGCGCACCGTCGATGAGGCCGCGCAGGAGGCCGGCCGCGAACCGGCTGGTGTCCGGCGCAACTACAACGTGATGGGGCGCCTGGACCCGGATGCCGATCGGCAGGAGGGTGACCGCCTGTCCGGCCCGGCCGACCACTGGGTCGACGTGCTGTGCCGCTACGCCGATGAGCTCCGCTTCGACACGTTGGTGTTCTGGCCGCTGGACGGCGACGAGGTCGACCAGGCCCGCCGCTTCGCTGGTGACGTGGTCCCGCGCGTCTGCGAGCGGTTGGGCGACCAGCACCCGTGTGTGGACGGGTCGGAGGCGGCACGCGAGCGTCCGGGCGGGTACTTGTGACCGGTCATGCCAGACGGCCGTGGTTGGCCTCCCACTCCCCGACCAGTTCGGACAGCCGGTGCAGCTGCGACAGCTCCGCGACGCACGGCCACAGGATGACCTCGTCCATGCCGACGTCGGCGGCGGCGCCGAGCCGGTCGCGGACCTGCTCGGTCGAGGCCAGCATCTGTTCGGCGATCCCCTCGGCCCGCTCGCCGGCGAACGCGTAGTAGTCGCGCAGGACGTCGCGGCCCCGCTCGACCGTGGCGCCGTCACCCAACGCCCAGTACGCGCAGCCCACGAACCGGGGCTTGCCTGCGCGGGCGGCATCCCGCCAGGCAGCCACCGCCTCGTCGAACAGTTCACGCGCCCGCGCGGGCGGCAGGGCGCCTGCGATGAAACCGTCCGCCAGCCGCCCCGCCCGGCGGGCGGCACGCGGCGAGTACCCGCCGATCAGGACCTCGGGGCCGCCCGGCCGTCGCGGCGGCGGGCCCACCCCAGCGACCCCCTCGACCGGCGGCTGGCCGCTCCACACCCGTCGCAGGACCTCCAGCTGTTCCTCGAAGTGATCGGCGCGGCTGTGGAAGTCCACCCGGGACCCTGCCGCCAGGTAGTCCTCCTCCCGCCCGCCGATCCCGAACCCGACGGTGAGCCGCCCGCCGGACAACGCGTCGATGCTGGCCGTCTGCTTGGCGAGGAGCCCGGCGTGGCGGATGGGTGCGACCAGCACGGTCGTCGCGAGCCGGATCCGGGCCGTCACGCCGGCGCAGGCCGCGAGCGCGACCAACGGCTCGTAGTTGCCGTACGCGATCCGGTCGATCACCGCCAGTGTCGACAACGGCGTCTGGTCGGCAGCGCGTGCCCACTCCACGACGGTCGCGCCGGGCGTGCCGGGGACGTTGGCGGGCAACCCGACCCCTACCTGCACGTCGCAACTCCCTGCCGAGCCGGCCGACCCTACAGCGTCGACCACGCCGCGGGGGGCGCCCGCCGACCGCCGCAGCGACGACGCCGGCGCCCCGTCCGACCGGGGCAGCCACGACGCCCGGCCTTGCCCACACTGGCCATAGACGACCGATGGGACTCCCCGTGGAACCGCAGCAGGTGTACGCCGAGCGAGGACTGGTGCAGATCATCGACGTCCGCGGCGGCCAGGAGTGGGACGCCGGCCACATCGAGGCGGCCCACCACATCCCGCTCGACGAGCTCCGTGAGCGGCTCGATGAGGTCAGCGCCGGCCGAAAGACCATCACCGTCGACCGCGACGGAAGCCGGAGCGAGGAAGCAGCCGAGCTGCTACGCCTCGAGGGGTTCGACGCCGAGGCGATGGCGGGAGGACTGGGCCGCTGGTTCGACGAGGAGCTGCCGCTGGTGGCGACGTCAGGTGGCAGCGGAGGCGTCGCCCGGTGAACCAACCGACCAACGCAAGGAAGGTGGTGCGATGCCAGCCAGGACAGTGCATCGGTTCCTCGACGAGCACGGCGTCGACTACGAGGTCCAGTCCCACGAGCGGGTGGTGGACGCACAGCGCCTGGCCGCCACGGAACACGTCACCGGCTGGAAGGTCGCCAAGCCCGTGATGCTCATCGTCGGCGACGAGCTGACGATGGCGGTGGTGCCGGCGGCGGTGTCGGTCGACTTGGACAAGGTCCGCCGTGTCCTCGGCCGAGACGAGGTGCGGCTGGCACGTGAGGACGAGTTCGCCGACGCGTTCCCCGACTGCGAGCCTGGAGCGGAGCCACCGTTCGGGAACCTCTACGGCCTGCCGGTGCTGTTCGATCCGACGCTCGGCGACCGTGACCAGCTGGTGTGCCGCGACGGGTCACACACCGAGACGGTCACTCTTGTCACCGACGACTACCTGCGGCTGGTGGAGCCGCGGATCGTCGACATCAGCACCGCCGCCGGCTGACCGGGCGCACCTCGAACGCCACCGATGCGACGAACTCCCCGACCGGACGTCGGATGCGTCGCCGCCGGCTTCACGAAGGTCCGCGTTCGGACGTTGACACCCACGGCCGCGTCCGGAAACGTGGACTTGATCGCCGTGGGCCGGTCGCCGGTCGTCTGTGTCCACGTTCCCACGATCGGCCCGGCACCGCGACGTTGACGTTGACCCGCCAGAAGGAAGAGGATCCGCCCGATGAGCATCGCGATGGTCTTCCCCGGGCAGGGGTCGCACCGCCAAGGGATGGCCTCAGCCTGGCGAGGCCACACCGCCTTCTCCACCTTCGCGGAGGTCGGTCGCGTCGCCGGCCTCGACGACTTCGTCGGCCTCGCCGACGACCCGGACGCGTGCGCCGCCACCGACGTCGCCCAGCCAGCGGTGTTCGCGGTCGATGTCGCGGCGTGGCGGGCGCTCCGGGACGCGGGGGTCACCCCCGACGTGGTCGCCGGCCACAGCCTGGGTGAGATCGCTGCCGCGGTCGCCGCCCGCGCCCTGTCGGTGCCCGCCGGCGCATCCGTGGTGATCGAGCGCGGCCGTGCGTTCGCCGACGCGGTGTCGGAGAACCCGGGGAAGATGGCTGCGGTGCTGGGGCTCGACCGTGACACCGTGGAGAAGGCCATCGCCGGGATCGACGGCGTCATCGTCGCCAACGACAACGCCCCCGACCAGGTCGTCGTGTCGGGTCCGCCCGACGCGGTCGACGCGGCCGCGGAGGCCTGTCAGGAGGCCGGCGGGCGGGTCCGGGACCTCGACGTGGAGGGCGCGTTCCACACCGAGTTGATGGCGTCAGCCCGTGACCGGCTCGAGAAGCGGCTGGACGAGCTGCAGATGGTCGACCCCGACGTCCCGCTGGTCTCGGGCGCCACCGCCGACCAGGCGACCACCGCCGACGACGTCCGGGAAGTGATCATCGACGGGGTGCTGTCCCCGGTTCGTTGGCGCGAGGTCCAGCAACGTCTGGCGGCCATGGAGACCCGGCTGGTGATCGAGGCCGGTCCCGGAGACGTTCTTTCCGGCTTGGCACGCCGGACCCTGTCCGATGACGTCGAGATCGTCTCGGTGGGGACCCCGGACGACCTCGACGCGGCGATCTCGGCCGCGACGAGCATCCGCAAGAGCGAGGAGGGATGACCGCGGCGCGCCCGCCCACGACCCGGAACACGATGAACACGATGAACACGATGAACACGATGGACGTGATGACGATGCCGACCTGCACAGCGCGACCCGGAGAGCGACCCGGAGAGGAAGTCCGTCGATGACGATCCCGCTGACCACCGAACGCCCGTCGCGAGCCGAACTCGCGCCCGGTCGGCTGCCCGTGGGCATCATCGGGCTCGGGATCGCGGTGCCCGACCAGGTGGTCACCAACCACGACTGGGAAGAGGCACTCGACACCAGCGACGAGTGGATCCGCACCCGCACGGGGATCGTCGAGCGGCGGCGCATCGCCGAGGACGACGCGACCTCCGACCTGGCCATCCGGGCTGGCGAGGCGGCCCTGGCCGAAGCCGGCGTGGACGTCGACGACCTCGGCGCCATCATCGTGGCCACCACCACACCGGACTACATCTGCCCGCAGACCGCGCCGATCGTGGCGGCGGGCCTGGAAACCAACGTCGCGGCCTTCGACGTCGGCGCGGCGTGCAGCGGGTTCATCTACGGCCTGTCGGTTGCAGCCTCGACCGTCGTGGCCTACGACCCCCGGCCGATCCTGCTGATCGGCGCCGAGGCGATGACCCGGCTGATGGACGACCAGGACCGCTCCACCGCGGTGCTGTTCGGCGACGGCGCCGGCGCGTGCGTGCTGGCCGCGGAGAGCGGGGGAGGCACGCTCGGGCCCTTCGAGATGGGCTCCGACGGTGACCTCGCCGACGCGCTGATCATCCCCGCCGGGGGCAGCCGCAACCCTGCCAGCCAGGAGACCGTCGCCGAGCGGCAGCACTACCTGACCATGAGCGGGAGCGAGATCTACAAGCACGCGGTGACCCGCATGACCTCGTCGGCTCGGTCGGTGCTGGACCGGGCCGGGATGGACATCGACGACATCGACCTGGTGGTCGGCCACCAGGCCAACGCCCGCATCCTCAACGCGGTGGCGGATCGGCTGGGCGTGGACGAAGATCGCGCGTTCATCGACGTGGACCGCTATGGCAACACCTCAGCCGCCTCGATCCCCCTGGCGCTGGTCGACGCGCGTGAACAGGGCCTGCTGCCGGCCGGGGCGACCGTCCTGCTCACCGCGTTCGGCGCCGGCCTGACCTGGGCCTCGTGCCTGGTGACCTTCTCCGACGGAGACCCGGAGGTGACCCCGTGAGCGACCTGGTCGCGATCGTCAGCGGCGGCAGCGGCGGCATCGGGGCGGCCACGTGCCGCGCCCTGGCCGCCCAGGGCATGGCGGTGCTGGTCGGGTACGCGTCGAACCAGGACGGAGCCGAGAAGGTGGCCGCGTCCTGCGACGGCACGGCCGAGGCGATCCACCTCGACGTCACCGACGAGGACCAGGTCGACGCCGCCGTCGACCGCGCCGGCGAGCTCGGCGACCTCGGCGTGGTCGTCACCGCGCACGGGATCGCCGACGACGACCTGCTGATGCGGCTGACGCCGGAACGCTGGGACCGCACCATGGCGATCAACCTGCGCGGGGTGTACCTGATCGCCCGTGCTGCGCTCCGCCCGATGGTCCGGAACCGCAGGGGCCGCATCATCAACATCGGCTCGTTCGTGGGCCTCCGCGGCAACGCCGGCCAGAGCGCCTACGGCGCGGCCAAGGCCGCGCTGACCGGGTTCAGCAAGTCGCTTGCCCGCGAGCTGGCCGGGAAGGGCGTCACCGTCAACGTGGTCGCGCCCGGGTTCGTCGA
This sequence is a window from Actinomycetota bacterium. Protein-coding genes within it:
- a CDS encoding LLM class flavin-dependent oxidoreductase, whose amino-acid sequence is MQVGVGLPANVPGTPGATVVEWARAADQTPLSTLAVIDRIAYGNYEPLVALAACAGVTARIRLATTVLVAPIRHAGLLAKQTASIDALSGGRLTVGFGIGGREEDYLAAGSRVDFHSRADHFEEQLEVLRRVWSGQPPVEGVAGVGPPPRRPGGPEVLIGGYSPRAARRAGRLADGFIAGALPPARARELFDEAVAAWRDAARAGKPRFVGCAYWALGDGATVERGRDVLRDYYAFAGERAEGIAEQMLASTEQVRDRLGAAADVGMDEVILWPCVAELSQLHRLSELVGEWEANHGRLA
- a CDS encoding rhodanese-like domain-containing protein, which gives rise to MEPQQVYAERGLVQIIDVRGGQEWDAGHIEAAHHIPLDELRERLDEVSAGRKTITVDRDGSRSEEAAELLRLEGFDAEAMAGGLGRWFDEELPLVATSGGSGGVAR
- a CDS encoding YbaK/EbsC family protein, giving the protein MPARTVHRFLDEHGVDYEVQSHERVVDAQRLAATEHVTGWKVAKPVMLIVGDELTMAVVPAAVSVDLDKVRRVLGRDEVRLAREDEFADAFPDCEPGAEPPFGNLYGLPVLFDPTLGDRDQLVCRDGSHTETVTLVTDDYLRLVEPRIVDISTAAG
- a CDS encoding ACP S-malonyltransferase; its protein translation is MSIAMVFPGQGSHRQGMASAWRGHTAFSTFAEVGRVAGLDDFVGLADDPDACAATDVAQPAVFAVDVAAWRALRDAGVTPDVVAGHSLGEIAAAVAARALSVPAGASVVIERGRAFADAVSENPGKMAAVLGLDRDTVEKAIAGIDGVIVANDNAPDQVVVSGPPDAVDAAAEACQEAGGRVRDLDVEGAFHTELMASARDRLEKRLDELQMVDPDVPLVSGATADQATTADDVREVIIDGVLSPVRWREVQQRLAAMETRLVIEAGPGDVLSGLARRTLSDDVEIVSVGTPDDLDAAISAATSIRKSEEG
- a CDS encoding ketoacyl-ACP synthase III — encoded protein: MTIPLTTERPSRAELAPGRLPVGIIGLGIAVPDQVVTNHDWEEALDTSDEWIRTRTGIVERRRIAEDDATSDLAIRAGEAALAEAGVDVDDLGAIIVATTTPDYICPQTAPIVAAGLETNVAAFDVGAACSGFIYGLSVAASTVVAYDPRPILLIGAEAMTRLMDDQDRSTAVLFGDGAGACVLAAESGGGTLGPFEMGSDGDLADALIIPAGGSRNPASQETVAERQHYLTMSGSEIYKHAVTRMTSSARSVLDRAGMDIDDIDLVVGHQANARILNAVADRLGVDEDRAFIDVDRYGNTSAASIPLALVDAREQGLLPAGATVLLTAFGAGLTWASCLVTFSDGDPEVTP
- the fabG gene encoding 3-oxoacyl-ACP reductase FabG → MSDLVAIVSGGSGGIGAATCRALAAQGMAVLVGYASNQDGAEKVAASCDGTAEAIHLDVTDEDQVDAAVDRAGELGDLGVVVTAHGIADDDLLMRLTPERWDRTMAINLRGVYLIARAALRPMVRNRRGRIINIGSFVGLRGNAGQSAYGAAKAALTGFSKSLARELAGKGVTVNVVAPGFVETSMTDQLPDDLLESYLERTPIGRPVAAEEVAAAVRFLASEEAAAITGAVIPVDGGAGM